The genomic region TGCCATCAAGTTCATTTATCTCCTTTAATGGGAGACAAAGACTAGGACTCTTTCTCCGACTGTCCACATGCTGCAATGGAGATGCAAGGGAATTACAGAACTAGGAGATTCTCTGCCCTATATAAATTAAGCTGATGCGTCTGCTGTGCTTGGAACTCACTCcctgccattttttaaaagggtgtGTACATgtaaaggagaggaaaagagcagctgaaggagaaaTGAGAGGCAGCTAGCCATTACTTGGAGAACATACACCTACGTAACAGGGAAATTGGAGCTTGTGGGTAGAGCTAGCTTCATTCAGTGGCTTGTGACACTGCATGACTGCactgaaaataatgcaaagacaGCATACCTGGGATACCTGAGCAGCCAAAATAGTATTGCCTAGGTTGGGGAACCAAACTCCTCTGTTAATAATTCACAAGGCCCAGCTAAACAGCCTGAAGCATTTCAATGGGAAAGTCAGCAGAGACAAGCTTTTTTGGCCTAGCAAGGGATGCTCATGGTAAGACCCCAAGACTGTCTTTGCACTGGAAATGAAGTGTAACAGGAGTATATGTGCTGGGCTGCATGGCAAGGCTGGGAATACATCAGGAGGACAGAGGAAGGTAGGCTGTCTCCAGAAACTACTTGAacttaattaagaaaaaaatagatgcaCAAGATGGAAATTATGCATATAGGAAGGACAATATAGATCCTGTTGTTTCTGAAGGCCTAAGCCTATGGAAAGATAAAGAAAACTGGTGTTATTCTGACTAAAAAATGTATAGATTTCCCACTCCAAAAAAAGGCTTTCGAATTAGAAACAGGTTTAGTAAGTGGAAAAGAAGGGTGGCCTCACAGCACTGAGGGTTGAGAAAGCCAGGGACATCTCAAAACAGAGAAAGTACATGGATATGCCAAGAACAGAAGCTGAACcatacctaaaaaaaaaaggtaaggcAATACTTAATGAGGCTGTGGGAAATGCGGGCAAAACTAGGAGTGTATTTCTTTGAAGAGGCACGTGACTCCTCTCTGGACACAACATGGCTTTGGGGCCAGGGGGGACGGGGCTGTGACTGGACTACCACTGTGTGAAATTGTTTCAATCAATCAGAATAacccacattttctttctaccagTCCAGCTCAGCAGCGCAGAAGGAGCATTCATCTCCCAAAGGACAGCCTGTCCTTGCAGCTATTTCTGGGCTTTCTGCCAGGGCAAAAGCTATTTGGAAGATTTTATCGttattctttcttcattctctaaagctgcagctggggatttatttttgtaagtaaGTAAGTGCACTGCAAAGGTGCATCTGCTTCTCCACACAGGCACGCAAAGAAGTTGTCAGAGGTTGtggtttcttcttttcatttgcaatgAGAAGTGCAAGTACCTGGGTCTCTCTAAAGGCAGAGCAAAGAGGAAGGTAGTTATAAATATTGTGATAACAGCAGAAACAAGCTCTTGAGAAGAGGCCATATGTTCTCAGAGCAGCTTTGCGAGCAGTGAACCGCCGGGGGTTGTTTGGTTGTGTGTGGGAATATTGGACTCCGGTTTACCACATAGTACAAAATCAGCTAAGGGATCAGCAGCCTGAGGGTCATGCACACTGTGCACGTGAAGTCCACTTCACTGCCCTTAATTCAGACAAAAAATAACTGAGACAGAAATCCCATCAGCCGTGCCAACTTAACATTCAAATAGCTTTTATATCTTAGGTTGGGGGAATTCTGCTGTTTCCAAGTATTGTAGAAGAACTGGGCTCCTCCAGGGGTAGGTAAAGCCTGCATTTCATGCACTACAATCTATTTCTGGGCATAGTATCACACTGTATGGAAGCCACAAGGATTTGATTGAAGCACATTTGTTCTGAGAGGCTgtgagaaaaagaagacagctcCTGCAGTTTGCTAAAATGTAAAATCAGTCACCTGGCAGGAGGCTATCAGACTCTCTTCCCGTGTGCTGGGGTTTGTAATGTGACGGTGTCCTCGGTGTTCCTGCAGCAGGCTGGACAAGCTGCTGGACTGCAGAGCCAAGTGCCATGATGCTGTCTGTGCCTAGCACAAGCCTGGAGGAAAAGGCTAAATGAAAAACACAGAGGAAGAGTCATCCATAATCTCTAGCCAGTGTAAAATCTTAACTAAGTTACTAAGTATGGAAACACAGCGCCATTTCAGCAGGTGTTGCACAAGGTTGCCATATTGGCTGCCTCTGCAAAGCTGTAAGCTCGGAGCCTCAGCAAACAGTAACGATGCCAACCGCTCTTTAAGGGCAGGTTTCTGGTTCTCCTGCAAGGAGTTCTATAAAAAGCACACATGGATACAGGACAGAGAGCAAAGCAGCACGGGTGCGTCATGCATTCTTTGCCTCCTGTTCCAGCTCTGATGTTCATTCCCTGGAGTGAGTGTAATTTGGTAAATTGGAGCTACATACTCTCTGGAGGGCTGTAGAAACCAGAATCATGTATTTACTGGCCAGCACAGACACTGCCTCGTCTGCCTGCAGAGCACAGACTCAAAGAAAAATTGATTTTGGTCGGGGGTGGCTCACAGATGGCCCTGCCATGGGGTGGGATGAGGTATAAATATGCTGACAGTCTTCCCAGGCTTTTGGTGAGCTGAATCAGGGCTGCAAAATACACctgctgcccctgcagcccagggtgctgCCAGGTTTAGGCAGAAGTTGCAATGGCGCTAAGGGAAGTGGAGGTGTTTGCGATGTTTGGAAAGGGGGATCAGtttggggaggagaagaggggtTTGCCCTGCACAGAGAAGCCACTTGCTCATACACTTGTACCGGTTACCATGTTTTCTGTGGCTCAACTGAGACCAAGCACATTAAGAGTCACCTCAGGTGCAGATTTGACACGTCAAGGGCAAGTGTCCTGCTCACTGGGCTTTCCTGCTTCTAATtatccctgtccccagccttGCAGGTTCAGCtgatctgaaagaaagaaacctatTAGGTTGCTTTGCCTCCCAAAACAGAACAGTCCCTCATCATGTGGTCACCAGTTAAGTTGTGGAGAACAAAGCAACACTTAAAGCAGGACCTTGACATACTTGCCAATTTGCAGCATTTCATATTTGTATAGTACATAGTGGTCAGAGCACTTGCTCAGGAGGTGAGAGATGGGCAGATGCTCCCATGAAGGTGAGAAGTCCAGGCTGAGACTACTCAAACAACAGGGAACTCACTGAATCGTGAAACTCAAGGTGAGGGTCTTAGTCACCCACACCACTTTCAATGATGAGCCATGAGCCCTAACTCCTGACAGGGAGTctttttgctgtaatttaaaTAGTATCCATGTCACCCAGGCATCAGCTTTAAATACAGGCAGGTCAAGTCACCGCCAAGGGCCTGGCCCCGCTCAGCCCTCGCCACCAGcaagcagctgcctgctgccagcagttACCTACTTCACCTGCCTGCTGGGGAAGCCTTCACACAGCAGGTCCCAGATCAACTAATGGCTTGGGCAATGAACAGGGCTGGAGGACTGCAGCCCTAGCTTGAGGACATAAGGAACTTCAGTGGCAGAAACCAGGACCCCCACGAGGCTGCAACTGGACAAACAATTTTCTATTTTACGTAACATTAGGGACCTTTTCCGTCCCCACTCCAGCGCTGGCTGAAGCCCAGTGCTGGCTAAGGCCAGTCCTAAAGCCACTGCGCTGCATGTGCACACCAGCCAGGCTGGGacatgcaggtgcctgagctgggCAGCTTACTGGGTCATGTCAGTGCAAGTGAGAAGGAATCTTAACTCTTCAGGGAAGGATGTGCACGTCCACATGCCAAAGCTGGCTCTAGCAGGCCAAGCAGGGATTAGGTGCTGCTAAATCTGGGTATCAGtggccaaaaaaaacccccaacaaaatCACACACAAAATTGTTAAAAATGGCACATCCCAAATCCTGAAGCTTCTATTAGCAGAGTACGGCCACACTGGATGTGGAACTTCACTGACATTCAGAACCTCACAGAACtagaacgaaccacaaaaaaGATTTCCTTGCATTGAGTGGTTAGACTATAAACTTACCCACTAACAGAAGGGCACTAATTAATACCTACAGGCAGAAACCACCCTGCTGCACAGGCTGCTGCCTGTCATCTTTGTGTTCAAGTTCTCTGCAGCGTGTAATACACCATCACGgcagagtttttttctttccccattgcACCTTTTCTGTTGCCATGCTCCAGCACCAGATCGTTAACTCGCCTACCGCAGCCCCACTGAGAAACGCTAGCCCCAGGAGCCAGCCTGCAGCTGTCAACAACCCCCAGCTGTATCACCAGCACCTTCGCCTCACCAGCTGCACGGCTGCTTCAGTAGAACTGAACTAGCTTTACAGACCAACTCATCTGTTCCCTCAGTAGAAGTTCAATTGATGTTCGCACCTTAGAAGTTGACTCTTCAGCAGCTGTCTGAAGAAGCCTGGAGGTTTTTCACACTTCAGTACACAAATGGTGTCCATCGTTAAGAGCACCAAGAGTAACCCCACCCATTTGGCCCAATGGACACACCACAGTGTGAGAGCAGCCCAGCTCAGGCCTGGAAACACACCTCCCGCTCACATTTTGGACAGACAGCAAAAGTGCCAGTTGAACACTGCCATTACTTGTTCAGGAGTGATCTCCTAATGAGGTGCTTATTTcttaaaacttattttcaaattgatttttttttcatgttttgtacCCTGAACCATTCATCTTCAGAAAGAATGCCAAAGTCTGCCAAGTGTCTTTTACTGGTCTTCTGAATCTTTCATCTGGTCTTTATAGACTCTCCAAATTTAATTCTTCCAATGGGATTATACCTTTACTACTGAAAAACTTGAGGCACCTCAGTATCATCCCCCTCACTTTAGTGTATGTATTACCAAAAATATGTAAATTGTAGTGGGTGACAAGCCACTTGAGTCACCGTATTAATTGAACAAAGCACTTTGTGTGCTTACACTGCATCCATTGCCCTGCAGTATACTACACTGCATGCTCCTCTAAACCCATGACTTAGCATTTGTATTTACATCTAGGTGTGGTGCAAGTCGCTTGTTTTACAGGTACCCAACTACTGCACACCAGAATTGTAAGTttactataaaataatttattagacAGCAATACACAGCTTTAGCAGCAAGCttatatacatgcacataaaAACTGCTGACTACCCTACTCAGGGACTCTAGCTCTTTTGCCCTTGGCCTTGCGGACCTCTTCAATCAGATCTTTTAAGTACTGAATTTCCTTACTAAGGGAATCTGCTTTCTCCTTCAGGGCCTGATTCTTTTGCTCCAACTCTCTGCACTCCCCAGACAGTGCCTCCTGTTCTGCCCTCTTCTTCTGCCGGTAACGCGTAGCAGCCGTCTTATTCTGCTCCATCTTTTTCAATTTCttatctattttcttttctcctttcatctTTGCTGACACTACCTTCTCTGCAGGATGATCATATGGTTTGGACCGCACAGAGCCACAGTTGGCATCTGTAGGGAACTGGTTGTCATTGGGGGATCCAACTGAATTGGTAGGACTATGTTGGGGCGTTCCCAGGTAGGAGTCTGGGCTCATGCATATTCCACTATCATCAGAATggttctcctcctctttctcagACTTGGTGATCACTACCACAAAGGTGGGGccctcctgttttctttctccttccagaaCATCCACTTCACTACCTAGTTCTAAACTAAATGAATGGTCTGGAGTCGAAGTCAGAGaccctggggagaggggaaaagacCAAAGGGAAGCCAATGGGGCCATTGGATCTGCTCCAATTGGAGATTCAGGGAGATGGGTAATTAGGTCAGTTATCAGTGGAGGTTCTTTGTTGTGAAATTCCTGGATGGTAGGGTTAAATAGGAGATCACACGTGTCTTCCAACGTGGCCATCAGCTCGTCTGGTGAGACGGTGGCTTCCAGATGTTCCATACCTAACAGGGCATCAAAATCAAATTCCTTCAGATCCATCTTCTCCACCATCCACTCCATGCCAGAGAAGGCATCCTctacacaataaaaaaaattaccatttcaGTAAACCAGCAACCAATGCAACTCAAGCTTCTGAAAACAATCTAGAACCTCATCTTTTCACAACCTCCCTACCTCTTATATTAGTATGAAAAAATTcaaccatcagaaaaaaatccactgtcATTTAGCTGCAGAAGACTGCAGGGTACAATGTAAGCCATCAGCTGTCCCAACATTCCATCCCTCTTACTCCAAGACCAGAAGAATTCAGGGCCATTTGAGACACACAGCCATGCTTGTTTCTTGTGACCTCTGCCAGAGAGTAGTACTGTAACAGCTGGTATGTATTAGAAGGACAACAGAAGTGTCACTTTACCATATGCCAGTCCAGTAACCAGCAATTCTGTATTGTACAAGCAGTGTAGTACACACACTTTCCAAGCAGAGGTATGCACTTAAGGTTCCCTTCACATTTATGAAAACCTAGcgatttaattttttaattggaaTGTTACTAAATATATTACATGCCATTGTAATTGATGTATTttacacaaataaataatgCCTTACCCTGGCTGCTATCTATGGTGTTGCCTAAACTGTCCACAGCAAGCCAATTGGAGGAGACTGCCTTAGCCTTGTCGCTGGAGAACCCATGCGAACTGAGGGGCTCGGCCACCTCCAGGTAGTCATCTAGGAGTCCCAGACTTTCCTCAGCCACCGAACACGGCTGGCTGAAGGGGGATAATGAATCCCCCAACAGCATCTCGTTGTTCAAGAGGCTCATCTTCGTCAGTTTTTAGTGCTTCGATGTCAAAGGATGTAGACAAGTAGACGGTCTTTTTGTAGACTACAGCAATGCTGCTGTGCGGTGCCTTGAAAAACCTGCAAATATAACTTTAATTCATCAGTACTTGTTCAACCAGCAcaatagctttttaaaagcaatgccACTTCAGGAAGTATGGTGGTACTGTATAAACTTGTATGACCTCTTTATTTCCGAGACTGCTGTTTGCCTGTAACGtaacatttttgtgttttttaattctttgctaCAGGCTTGCCAGAGCCAGCCGCAGGATCCAGGTGCGAATACCCCACCGAAGGCGGCCCGCCTTCCTCATGCCCAAATATGGGCACGGCTCCCGCCGGCCCCACCCACCCGCTGCCGTGACTCACTCCAGCAGCCGCAGCCATTTCGCGATCCTGTCGcgtccctctccccaccccgccggcggccgccaTTTTGTATCTTGCCACGTTTCCACCGGGGCTCCAGCACCGGGCGTCTGCGGCTGCTGCCGAGACTTTACAGGGCTGAGTCGTACTAAGCACTGAGGATGCAGTGCCAGAGACGAGGTGAAAAAGGACAACGGACCTCTCTGAAATAAACCTACTTAAAAAACAGGGCGTTTTGAGTGAGAAATCGAACTGAGTGTCTCACACGCCACCTTTTACTGGAGTTTCCAGAGGGTTATGAAACCCCAGCAGATCATCAGGGCAGACTTAACGCTACAGTATTGAAGGATTACAGTACTGCTGCCAGCTTATGAACAGCCCCCGTTTCTCTACTTAGGACGATATACCAAGGGATACCTACACTCTCAGAACCCTCACACCTCCAATGCCCCATTTCCCCCCGGCTACAGAAACATTCCCCCACGCAGACTAAAGAAACCGTAAAAATGTACTGCTCTTACTCCCACGAGAACACcgtgaaatggaaaaatactaaACTTTTGGGAGTCAAGTTTTCTTGAACGAAAGAAGACACAAGAATTTCTCGTTATTTCTCCTCAAATGGCATTTCCTGCCATTCTGACAcccgccgccccggggaggTTGAGCCCACACAAATATGCCCCCTCCCTCCTATCTTACTACCCAGGTACTTTTTTCCCGGGAGATACCATCCATTACCATACGGATGATAAACCCGCTCCCGAAGTCCACttgaagggaaaaagagggCGAGTAGCAACACACAGGGGATTTTACACCCGTCCCTCACACACAATACTCACGCCATGGTTGCAGATGCCGAGGATGTGCTgaggccgccgccgctgctgctgcgcctgctgcaCTGGCCGATGCCGCCGCTGGCCCTGCCGCCCTTAAAGAGCCATGGCggccaggggaggggaggctgcTCCGGTCCGCGCCGCGCGGGAAGGTGCTGCGCACTCAGACACCAGCACCACGTCCACTCTCAGCAACACACAATAGGGTGGCACCG from Gavia stellata isolate bGavSte3 chromosome 4, bGavSte3.hap2, whole genome shotgun sequence harbors:
- the ATF4 gene encoding cyclic AMP-dependent transcription factor ATF-4 gives rise to the protein MSLLNNEMLLGDSLSPFSQPCSVAEESLGLLDDYLEVAEPLSSHGFSSDKAKAVSSNWLAVDSLGNTIDSSQEDAFSGMEWMVEKMDLKEFDFDALLGMEHLEATVSPDELMATLEDTCDLLFNPTIQEFHNKEPPLITDLITHLPESPIGADPMAPLASLWSFPLSPGSLTSTPDHSFSLELGSEVDVLEGERKQEGPTFVVVITKSEKEEENHSDDSGICMSPDSYLGTPQHSPTNSVGSPNDNQFPTDANCGSVRSKPYDHPAEKVVSAKMKGEKKIDKKLKKMEQNKTAATRYRQKKRAEQEALSGECRELEQKNQALKEKADSLSKEIQYLKDLIEEVRKAKGKRARVPE